The Oryza brachyantha chromosome 6, ObraRS2, whole genome shotgun sequence region CTTGCTGCTGTAAGTGAGCTTCGTCTCCTCCATGAGCGCGAGCATGCTGTCCGTGGAGCTGAGCATTGGCTTGCCACCGGGCTAGAAGAAGATGGTGgtaatttggtaaaaaaaaaagttttctaaGTGTACCGTAGAATACACAGCGACGTTTCTAGaatagttatgaaaatgtAAGGACGTTATTTCCATCAGTCGAATagcaatgatattttttttcaaaacatgtAAACTTACAATGACATGGATCCAGTTAGCCAGTTAAACTAAGACATCCTTTGATTTTATTGTTGGGCTTAGTTATTCATTTTGTAAGCACGCTTGGTAGATGGTTGAACAGTGTGTTCTATTTagatagtttttatatagaagtttattttaaaagaaacaaaaaatctattattttaagtttgtaaTAACCAATACTTAATAATCATGCAATAAcgattttctcatttttcacgCGGCTGAACACATGATACGACTTGATAAAGTGAATGATGTATATAACTTCTACTACTatgattcaaaatttgttaacGGTGGAGCTTATCGATTCAcatattataagcataacaaCTTATTAGTGACAGAACAAACTCCAAATCAagtaagttttaaaatttaaattcccgtttatgtttataagttgcTAGCAAAACGACTAGTGCGTTCCGAACTGCATGTGACGGTTTAGCTACGTAATACGAGAAAAACcattaacatataattaattaagtattataattaagtattagctatggtatacttaaaacaaaataatctgATTTGTTAAGAAACtttcatatcattttttttaaaaaaatgttacatcTTTTAATCATCCGGAAAATATGTGCACCTGAAGAATTTGGCCACATTGGTGTATGGGAACGCGCCGATCAAGTTTTATCCTGAAAAGAAAGCCTGAACTGGTCAGACAGTCACATGAAAACAACCTCACCGGCGCAGTGCCGTTCacgtgctgctgcttcttcaaTGCCGTTGTTGCTGCACCTGCGGCGAGGTCGCTCGCTGACATGTCGGTGGTGATCATCTCCTCAGCTCATCAGTGGCTGGGCACTGAATGTCTGAAGCTGTAAAAAGCAAAGCGAGCACTTGGTCGTCAGGATCAGTCAGTCCATCCATCATCAAAGCGACCTCACCTCACCTGACACCCACCAACGTTCACCTCCGCCCACCCGTCGGTCGCTgcgcacgccggcgccggagacgacgacgcggccgccgcccacgTCGGCGTTGGTCCATGGGATGGGAGCATCCAGTTCTTTGGTCCCCCGCCCGACACTTGTTCCTCGTCAATGGCAACAGGACAAATTGGCGCATCTCTCTAGACCCCTAGGGCCCATTTGATACAGTGCAACTGTCACGTGGGCCCCCCACTTCTGCGGGCCAGTATTTTGGCTGTTTAGCActgagctaaaatttgaattttctaatcttaaaaatatttttagtcttagtttttatatttctaagacaacatatatatttacatatatacggTTGATTTTTTCATGTAAAGCAAAATGACTCTCGTATAAGCGAGATCACTTATTAacgattttaaaaatatgttttagtaaaattctatatatacGATGAAAGACTCTATGACCAACTccaaactaatttaaaatcaaaatttaacttataatataagcaaaagaaaaaaaagaccgGTCCACGTTTAGTAAAATCCGGACTTCCCGATAACACAAActgagttttaaattttaatcacaTTCGTTCGAATTCCATCGAATTCTGTCGGCGGGCTACTGGCCGTGGGTCCAAGTACAAAGGCCTAGCTCACTGACACCGTGGGCCCACTAGGGCTGGTCCACGTGAGCCGCACGCGCCACGTATCTCGCGCaaacagaggaaaaaaaaagagaaggaattTGAGGTTGcttgcctcctcccctcccctcccctcccctccattAAAAGACAAAAGCAACGCCATTAGCCCACACctccacacacacactctctcaCTCCACTCCGCTCCACTCCACTGCCTCCCCACTCCCTCCCCGAGGCGCGCAAACCCTAGCGCGCCGCATCCCTGACCTCGATCCCTCCTCTCgagtgctggtggtggtgctgcttCTGCCAGGCCGGCGCATGCGGACGCCGCCACCGGGCGAGGCGATCGAAGGCCGCCGCGGCTGATCCGCTTCGGGGGCTGATCGTGGGCGGGAGGAGCGgtggcagcgccgccgccgccggggaacGCTGAGACGGTCGCGTCGGACGGAGTATGCTTCATTTCTCGTTTTACATTTCGTTCTCGTGtgatgcttgatttttttctttggaatgcttttttttttgctgttccTTGTTTGATTTTAAGAGACCTAGCTACAGTGTGATAAAGTACAATGAAGTACCATGTAGAGATTttttgtcttctttttttaggtgtttgatttggtttgaagaaaaaaatggttcttctttttataaaaaaatgctgtatttttttttttaccaaatggTCATATTATTCATATTGATGTTGCTTTGGTTAGTTCACCCTTTTCATTTTTGAGCAGCTTGCACCATTGGTTACAGACTACAGTGCGCTAAATATTTATTCTTCTAAATAGGTCTTCTAATTCATGCGTGATCCTTAAGCAATGTTATATAAGATGCTAGCTTCATTTGAATATCATTCTGTTCAAGACCCCCCAAAAAATGCAGCTCATTGAAATGTATACGGAGTACATTCAGACTAGCCGTTTACACCATATACTGTAGTAGTAGTGGAGTATTATCGTTCTGAAGAGCCATTTAATGTCATCGGCCGCCCTAATTTATGAAGGTTCCGTAAATGCGAGCTCCATGAGAGGCTTGTGAGGTGGGGAACTCCAGTATCACAAAGAAATGGCTGGCACTGACGGGGACCAGTAGTGTGACTTGTGTAGTGAGTGATTTACTAAAGCCAGTAGTGCTGTACTGTGGACTGTAGTTGCTGTACTCTTCTGACTCTTCACATATCAAACTAATGTCTAATGTTATGCATACTTGTAAGTGCACGTCCCTGACAGTTTCATTCTTTGGAAGGTTCTGTGGTCGCTATTCGGGTTTTGCTGAAGATGACGGGGCTTCAGCTTGCGTGTTTGCTTCTTATCATCGTGATGCAAGTGGTTCTTGGAACACATGATGTGTACATTGTCACAATGGAAGGCGATCCGGTTGTCAGCTACAGAGGTGGGGTCGAAGGATTCCCTGCAACCGCCACAGATTTGGATGAAGATATTGATATCACAAGGTAGTTTTCTCTTGATGATGTTTCCACCGTGTCTTTgaacatttattttgtgttaccTGACACTTGGTGAATTTGTGAGTCCATGTTGGGTAACTTGGTTTGCATAGCACAGGACTTGTTAGTTGTTATTGTTGAATTGCATGTTCAAGTATTATTGCAGTTGGAGCTTACTATCGAGGAAGCTAGCGCCCCTACAAAAGTGATTTTTGAAATGCTTTCCATTTTCTTCCAATTATGATAGATGTAGCGTGCAAGGTTTGAACTCTTTAAGAATCTTCCAACATGTTAAGAATATCTGTTTGAAAGCTTTATTCGAATACATCACCAATATTACTTCCTTTAGACTCCtttatattgaaattttttatcccCCATTTAAGTTTTGAATCACAGCCTGTTTGTAGTCGTGGTGGAATCATGACAATTTGGTTTCTGTTCCAATTCCTGATTTCAGTGAGGCTGTGACTTCATACTCACTCCACCTCCGAATGTACCACGACAAGCTTCTGGACTCACTTTTTGTAGAAGGAACTTATGATAAGCTTTATAGCTACCATCATCTTATTAATGGCTTTGCAGTACACATGTCACCCTTGCAGGTATTTAGCATTcttgcatcttttttttctttcctggtTAAGATTATTATCTTGTCTGAGCACAGCAATGCTTCACTGTGTTAGGCTGAATTCCTAAAGAAAGCCCCAGGAGTTAAGCATGTAGAGAGAGATATGAAGATAGAGAAATTGACAACACACACTCCACAATTTCTTGGATTGCCAACAGGGGTGTGGCCAACAGGAGGTGGATTTGATAGAGCCGGTGAAGATGTTGTCATTGGTTTTGTGGATTCAGGAATCTACCCCCAACATCCAAGCTTCTCTGCCCACAAAACTGATCCTTATGGGCCTGTTCCTCGTTACAAGGGGAAATGTGAGATGGATCCAGTAACTAAAAGAAGTTTCTGTAATGGAAAGATAGTTGGGGCCCAGCATTTTGCAAAAGCTGCAATTGCTGCTGGAGCTTTTAATCCTGATGTCGATTTTGCATCTCCATTAGACGGCGATGGTCATGGAAGGTCATGCTCCTAATTATTATATGTTCTGTTTTCTTACCAAGAAAAATGCCATACATGAAAATCTTTTTGCCCAAAGTTAATCTCTGTTTGAAGTATCTGTATTAGAATTAACTATTCTGCTTGTGTTTCATCTTGAGAAGAATGCCATATCTAGTTATCTGATGCAAATATGCTTTTCCCTCAACAGTCATACAGCAGCAATTGCTGCTGGAAATAATGGGATACCAGTACGAATGCATGGTCATGAATTTGGCAAAGCAAGTGGTATGGCTCCACGTGCTAGGTAAGTTTCCATGTCTTCAGCATTTTCTAATTTCAAGATCTCATTGAACAACCAAGAACAATACATAAAAATCACCTCAATGAATGTGAGTGGGGAGATAGTGGAATTCACTTCCTTCTTCTTATCTTTCCATTAGTGTCATGATTGTTACCCAAAATTTGGCATGCCTAGTTGTGGTTCCCTTTTGCTTTTGCCCACCTGCCAGTATGTGATTTTCCTGAGTTTGTGGTTGACAGGATAGCCGTGTACAAAGTCCTCTACAGGCTTTTTGGTGGTTATGTATCTGATGTTGTTGCAGCCATTGATCAGGTATGATATACAAGTTATTCTTCCACTGTAATACAAGTGCTGCCTTATTAGTACCTGTCAATAGTGACTTAAAACAATTATTTCTGGAATATGCTATTGTTACTTGTTTTCTTCATAGTCAATTGTACAAATGAGTGAAACAACATTTGCCAGTTAACTGTAATGCATGCCACTATCATAAGCATTCAATATGTCAGAACTAATACACGGATTGCAATCTGCATTTTGCAGGCTGTGCAGGATGGCGTCGACATTCTCAACCTTTCTGTTGGCCCAAATAGCCCACCAACAGCTACACGAACTACATTTTTGAATCCTTTTGATGCCGCACTTCTTTCTGCTGTGAAAGCTGGGGTGTTTGTTGCCCAAGCAGCAGGAAATGGAGGACCATTTCCGAAAACGCTGGTGTCATTCAGTCCATGGATAACCACTGTTGCTGCTGGAGTTGATGACCGCAGATACAAAAATCATTTGGTGCTAGGAAATGGGAAACTTCTTCCTGGACTTGGTGTATCACGTAAGTTCTGTTCATTCATGTCCGCTGCACCTGAATTTTTGTTATGTAGGTACATCTTTATACAAAATTGTGTTTTCTTTGATCTCATTGTGAAAATAATTTGCTTGAAAGAGACGTCCTCTGTTTTTCTTCCTCTGTAATTCCAGTGTCATATGTTACTGCATCccattgcaaatatgttggCTTGCAATAATGTCAACAAATGCAAGCAATCTGACAGTTACATAGAAATTTCTACTTGTGGTTAATTTACAATTTTCTCATTTGGCTACAGCTGCAACACATGAGAATAAGTCATTTAACGTGATTTCTGCGGCTGATGCTCTGCTGGGTTCATCTGCCACCAAATACAGTGCATTAGATTGCCAAAGGCCAGAACTCTTGAATAAGAGGAAAGTTCAGGGCAAAATTCTGTTGTGTGGATATTCTTTCAACTATATTTCTGGGACGGCTTCTATCAAGAAAGTGTCAGAGACAGCTAGAAGTCTTGGTGCAGCAGGTTTTGTTGTTGCTGTGGAGAACAGTTATCCAGGAACAAAATTTGATCCTGTACCTGTCAGCATGCCTGGTATTCTCATCACAGATGTCAGCAGAACAAAGGTATCGCATCCCCAAAAGTgcaaattctatttttttgagGTCTGCTTATGTAAACATGAAATAGAGAAACTATTAGCATTTATGTAGCGTATTGGATTGTATAGTTCTAGTGGAAACTAGAATCATCCATCTAGTATTGGTGTCTGTCCAGTGGCTGCAAGCTGCTCTCAGAAAGTCCCCTATAAATAACATAGTTCTTCCAGAGCAGTGACATGACATGAATTGTATATAACTGCTCCTATTGTAGGATGGCGTGATAGTTGATTAGTGGGGCAAAACCTATGCATGTTACTTtgataatacatttttttatatagtcaAATGACattaattttgatttgtaGGATCTTATAGATTACTACAACTCCTCTACAATAAGAGATTGGGCTGGAAGGGCCACAACCTTCCAAGCAACAGCAGGTATTGCTGATGGTTTGGCACCAACGCTATACAACTCAGCCCCCCAGGTTGCCTTGTTCTCTTCTCGAGGACCAGATGTAAAAGATTTTAGTTTTCAAGATGCTGATGTTCTGAAGCCTGATATACTCGCTCCTGGCAATCTGATATGGGCAGCATGGGCGCCTAATGGAACAGATGAAGCCAACTATGCTGGTATAAGCTTTACTTGTACTTTTATAACCCTCGAAGCATACAAAGCTTTTTGTGCATGTTATGGTTGCATTGAAATTTTCcttgcatattttatttttctgtggtAATTCATAACATTTGTGAATTACGTTGCTTACCTAAAAGAATTCCTCTCATGGTGTTCCAGGTGAAGGATTTGCAATGGTTTCTGGAACCAGTATGGCTGCACCACATATTGCTGGTATTGCAGCACTAATAAAACAGAAGAACCCCAAGTGGAGCCCCTCAGCAATTAAATCTGCCTTGATGACTACATCCAATACACTGGACAAAGGGAGCCATCCTTTAAGAGCACAACAATACTCTGAATCAGAAATTATGACGCTTACACGAGCCACACCGTTTGATTATGGTAGTGGCGCAGTTAACCCGAAAGCTGCTCTGGATCCTGGCCTTGTTCTGGATGCAAGTAAGTTCAGTTTTTCCGTATGAAATTCTTTTGTCAACTAACCTTATGGATGCTCAGACTGTAATGTCACAATCCTTTTCAAACTTGCTCCTTTTGTGTTGGCAGCTCATCAAGATTATATCACATTCCTGTGTTCGATTCCCGACGTCGAACATAGTGAAGTATCAAACATAACTGGATCATCTTGCAACTCCAGCTCCAAGGGGCAGCAGCGCCCCTACGATCTCAACATCCCCTCGATCACCATCTCCCAGCTTAGAGGCACGCAGACGGTGAAGCGGACCGTCACAAGCGTCGCCGTCGAGACCGAAACCTACACCGTCATGGCAAGAATGTCACCGGAGATCGCGCTGGAGGTCTCACCTCCAGCTCTGACAGTGCTCCCCGGCGCATCAAGGGAGATAATGGCGACCCTCACAGTCAGGTCAGTGACTGGCACCTACAGTTTTGGAGAGATCACCATGAAAGGGGACCGAGGTCACCTTGTGAGAATCCCAGTGGTAGCCATGGGATTCAAATAGACCAATGTAAGTGCTCCTAAGTGAGCTAGAGCCATGTTGCTTCTGAAAGCTTCGAGCTGAGGAATGCTGTAATTTTTTGTAGCttagtaggaaaaaaaataatagtctGCACGATGTTTTATTTCCATGTTATGCTTGTGCTACTACTGCCTGTAAAATATACGTGGGCTTTGAATGAAGCCTTTATGTGcatgtttggggagcttctcATCTGCAGCTTCTTTCATAAtatctattttcttattttttaaacaacctaatattcctatttttttctggttatgcttataaaaccaaaatttgtatttttaaccttaaattaggaattttttatcgtaattcatttttcagtaTGGTTTTtaagattgctaagaacacatatgtaaaagttttatcataaattattttcagttaCCCCCTAAGTTTTTTACTTAGCTTTTAGCTTATGTAAGAATCGAACGCTAGTGaaatactccctttgtttcataatgtaagatgttttagttatgtttagattcatctattaaccaatgtatattgtttatatatatgtctagattcattgatatttctatgtatgaatttaggatacgcTAGAACGTCTTATATTTATGAAACAGAACGTCTTACatttatgaaacagaggtagtaggaGTTATTTCTAAGTAAtcttgataaatatattgattaattatttttgagcccaaacaaagaaagaaaagcagTGCGGGCTCCAACTCAAAGGCCCATTAGCCCATGTGATGCCCTGAATACGTAGGCCCACTAATCCAACCCGCCGTGGGATCACGGGGCACCGTGCGATCCAGTTTGGGCGGTCAGGATTGAGGGCGAGGTGGCAACTTTGCAAATAAGACCCGCAAAAATATTCAATTTGCAAACTTGCTCGTGCCGCGCCCGCCATGACCgatgagcgccgccgccgccaccggcgcggCCATCCTCGGCGAGGTATCCGGCGCCTCCGCCCGCAGAGTCCACGCGCGGGCGCTGAAGCTCGGGCTCCTCCCCTCCGGCCTCCACCTCTGCTCCGCGCTCCTCAGGGCGTACGCCGCCTctggccgcctcgccgccgcgcgccagcTGTTCGACGAAATCCCGAGCCCGGACGTCCCGCTGTGGAACACCCTCCTGTCCAGCCTCGCGCGTTCCGGGTGCCTCCACCACGCGCTGCTGGCGGCCTCCTCCATGGCGCGCGCGGGTTCACGGCCGAACAACGTCTCCGTCACGAGCCTCTTGTCCGCGTGCGCGCGGCTGGGGAGCTCGGTGCACGGGAGAGAGCTCCATGGCTACGCGGTGAGAAACCTCGCTGCTCTTGATTTGCCCTTGCTCAATGCTTTGGTCATCATGTATGGGAGATGCAAGCGGCTTGCGGATGCGAGGAGAGTGTTCATCGGCATAGGGAGTATGAAGAGCATGGTTTCTTGGACTTGCATGATCAATGCTTGCTGCGAGAATGGATGCCCAGCAGAGGCACTGAAAGTGTTTGAGGAGATGATGCTTGCTGGGGTCAAGGTCGACGAGGTCACCCTTCTTGCAGTCATTTCAGCTTGCACAATGTTGGACTGCAGGTCAGAGCTGGGAGAGTGGGTGGAGGAGTATGCGCGCGAGAATGGATTCTTGGAGACTACCTGTGTCGCCCATGCGCTCATACATATGCACGGTAAGATGGGAAGGGTGAGGAGATCATGTGAGATATTTGACTCGATCAGTGTGAGGACAATTGTCTCATGGACAGCCATAATACAGGCCCTCGCCGTGCACGGCCATGGCATGGCTGCTCTTGTCCGGTTTTCGCAGATGCTCAGACAGGGTTTCCAGCCTGATGAAATTGTGTTCTTGAGCATGATCAATGCCTGTGGTCACTCCAGGCTAGTCAATGAAGCGCGCCAATTGTTCAAGTCCATGATTGAAGAGTATCACATCACACCTTGGATGGAGCACTATGGGAGCATGGTGGACCTGCTGTGCAAATCCGGTATGTTGGAAGAGGCATTTGAATTCGTCCTGGCTATGCCAGTGAGGCCTGACCCTGTAATATGGCGTGTATTGACTGGAGCTTGTCGGGATCAAGGAAATGCCGTTCTCGCGAGGAAGGTGATTGATCATGTTATCGATGTGGAACCTCATCATGGGGGAAATTATGTGCTAGCGTCAAACTTGTATGCTGCCAATGAGGATTGGCGACGTGTTGTGGATGTAAGGATGGAGATGGGAGTGTGGAAAGGGACTTCAAGATACACTACTGGTATGTCCTATGTTGAAGTCAATGTTGAAGAAAATGCTGAAAGTTTACCTTCTATAAATGATGCATGAACATGATTATTTTCAGCAAGCTATGGTCACACTGAAATCTTCAGTTTCTGGGCTCAGTATATTCAATTTTGTAATTTAGGACTTTAGGTAGAAAGAGCATCAAACCTCAAGGTGTCAAATTgaattttcttcctttctcttATTGAGAATTTTATTTGATGATTTCGGGCACAAAATTTCATCAAACAACTTTGTCTATTGGACATGTTAAACAAATCAGATCATAAGTGCACACATATATGTATTCCCCATCGCATCCAATAGCTTTCTCattttgatgaatttaggcacaAAATTTCATCAAATAGGTTGCTCATCtagcatcaacaactttgcagTTCGGCAACAGCAAACGTCGGCTGCGCCACAACTGCTTTTCTTGGCGTCCCATTTGCCAGCTGCACATTCTTTTTGGCATGAAACATTCGTACAGTTCAGCCAAGTGAAACACAACACACCAGTATCATCCATAACACCTGCACATTATGAAGCAAGATAACCAAATACCAGTAACAATCAACATGCCAGATGCACAACACTTTTATGCAAATGTGAATAAGCTCGAAACATTGCAGACACATAGGCAGTAACAGTGAGCAGAAATGGATATGGACAGGCAGAACAGAAACTTACCCTTATGCCTTCCTGTTGCATTGCAAGACAAGAAAACAACAGACATAACCAACAGAGTTGCAAAGCACAAAACCATGGCACTGTTGTTCTTGACAGCAGCCATGAGGGGAGAATCTTGTAGGTCACTGCCACAACGACAATACAATGCCTTCTTCATGGGATTTATAAGGACATGACTGTATCATCAGTAGATTACCACCAATCaatgcttttgtttttttgttctctGCAACATTagttttgtttcttatttGGCACACTCAAATAAAGCTGGAATTAATTACTATCCACGAGTGACAGATGTTAGCATGTATAGGCGTATAGCGATGTTTATTGTAGTGGTGCCAACCGGGAGTTTGtggcagcatgcatgcatgcatttgatAAGCTTGCGATGTCAAAGTATAGTAGTGATATTTGCATGATTTGTGGAGTTATGTGAAGTCATTTACTAGCTTAAATTGACGTTACACGAGgctgtccctaaatatttttttccttacaaaaatgcacctttttctttcataaATTTGTAGAAATATCCTGTGGTGATGACACAATCTGGCGGCGTCTCATGTCGTGAAACCAGTATATTTTGgccagagttttttttaaaaaatggtttattttctGTAAGTTCATGTGAATAAAagttagatttaaaaaatgattcgGACTTTGCCGGCCaagaaacaaaactgaaaacattggataatattttttgtgatcATTTGACTGGTTTGACTGGATAAATTAAATcgatgcttttttttttaaaaaataaagcccAAATCGATAACATATAAAGCCATCATAAACACCCATATCACAAGTGTGGGAAAGTCTGTACTATGACGTGTATCGACCTGATGAAATGCCGG contains the following coding sequences:
- the LOC102705354 gene encoding subtilisin-like protease SBT2.6 produces the protein MTGLQLACLLLIIVMQVVLGTHDVYIVTMEGDPVVSYRGGVEGFPATATDLDEDIDITSEAVTSYSLHLRMYHDKLLDSLFVEGTYDKLYSYHHLINGFAVHMSPLQAEFLKKAPGVKHVERDMKIEKLTTHTPQFLGLPTGVWPTGGGFDRAGEDVVIGFVDSGIYPQHPSFSAHKTDPYGPVPRYKGKCEMDPVTKRSFCNGKIVGAQHFAKAAIAAGAFNPDVDFASPLDGDGHGSHTAAIAAGNNGIPVRMHGHEFGKASGMAPRARIAVYKVLYRLFGGYVSDVVAAIDQAVQDGVDILNLSVGPNSPPTATRTTFLNPFDAALLSAVKAGVFVAQAAGNGGPFPKTLVSFSPWITTVAAGVDDRRYKNHLVLGNGKLLPGLGVSPATHENKSFNVISAADALLGSSATKYSALDCQRPELLNKRKVQGKILLCGYSFNYISGTASIKKVSETARSLGAAGFVVAVENSYPGTKFDPVPVSMPGILITDVSRTKDLIDYYNSSTIRDWAGRATTFQATAGIADGLAPTLYNSAPQVALFSSRGPDVKDFSFQDADVLKPDILAPGNLIWAAWAPNGTDEANYAGEGFAMVSGTSMAAPHIAGIAALIKQKNPKWSPSAIKSALMTTSNTLDKGSHPLRAQQYSESEIMTLTRATPFDYGSGAVNPKAALDPGLVLDATHQDYITFLCSIPDVEHSEVSNITGSSCNSSSKGQQRPYDLNIPSITISQLRGTQTVKRTVTSVAVETETYTVMARMSPEIALEVSPPALTVLPGASREIMATLTVRSVTGTYSFGEITMKGDRGHLVRIPVVAMGFK
- the LOC102705639 gene encoding pentatricopeptide repeat-containing protein At4g38010-like, translating into MSAAAATGAAILGEVSGASARRVHARALKLGLLPSGLHLCSALLRAYAASGRLAAARQLFDEIPSPDVPLWNTLLSSLARSGCLHHALLAASSMARAGSRPNNVSVTSLLSACARLGSSVHGRELHGYAVRNLAALDLPLLNALVIMYGRCKRLADARRVFIGIGSMKSMVSWTCMINACCENGCPAEALKVFEEMMLAGVKVDEVTLLAVISACTMLDCRSELGEWVEEYARENGFLETTCVAHALIHMHGKMGRVRRSCEIFDSISVRTIVSWTAIIQALAVHGHGMAALVRFSQMLRQGFQPDEIVFLSMINACGHSRLVNEARQLFKSMIEEYHITPWMEHYGSMVDLLCKSGMLEEAFEFVLAMPVRPDPVIWRVLTGACRDQGNAVLARKVIDHVIDVEPHHGGNYVLASNLYAANEDWRRVVDVRMEMGVWKGTSRYTTGMSYVEVNVEENAESLPSINDA